Below is a genomic region from Helianthus annuus cultivar XRQ/B chromosome 2, HanXRQr2.0-SUNRISE, whole genome shotgun sequence.
TCATTTCATAACAAAAATAATTTCAAAAATTCACTATTGGTACCTTTTTAGATGCACGGTTTTACTAAGAAAGTAAATCGTCACCTTTTTAAGACCATAAAAGATTAAAAGTCCAAATTCTAACCTTTGACTCGGTACCAGTATACCGGTATAACCCAATTTACCAGCGGTACAACTTCTTCGTCGCTCCCTCAGTTTACCAGTACGATTCGTGCCAACCAAACTTCCGACATCCGATTTAATCAGTTCAACCGGCCGATATAaaccagattttaaaacattcCACTAAACTTTATTTTATCATTTCAAGAAACAAGTGGTTTGAAAAACAAAACATATTAAGAAAAAGTCAAACTTATCTCTCCAAAAATACCGAACCAAAACATGTTTTTTCTTCCATCCGCCAATTTAGAATATCGTAAAGTTAAAACAATATAATATtgttgcccccccccccccccccacttgaTCTTCAACAATTCACATAACAACATGACATAATCACTCACGTTACGTTGATCTCTCTTTCTCACTTCTCTCTTTCTCAGCCGCCTAATTATTATACATTCAAAAATAGCATACGTATTCCGTCAAACTCCACCACCTTATTTTCCACACTCTCTTTTCTCTTTATATACCACCTTAACTCTTTCATCTTTCTTTCAACAAGGCCAAATACCCACAAAGATCTTGCAGAAAATACAGGGTTTCCATTAGGGTTTTCATTAGGGTTTTTGTCCTTGAAGTTGAtcatcttttgttacaacaagaAACATATATCAAAAGTTGACAACACTTTTGATATCCTTGTAGATCAAGATCAAATACCCAGAAAGATCTTGAAATCTTTTTGCAAAAATATTGGAgaaaaaaaaatagggttttgACTTTTGAGTAGGGTTTTTGAAAATGGATGGGGGTGATATATATAAAGCTAGTAGTAGTATAAGGTTAGGGAGTTTAAGGGCAAGTAGTTTAAGATCTGGAAGTGCTTCTGTATGGAGGAACACAGGGATGGATGTTTTTTCAAGATCTTCAcgtgaagaggatgatgaagaggctctTAAATGGGCTTCACTTGAGAAGTTGCCGACTTTCGATCGGTTGAGGAAGGGTTTGTTGTTTGGATCGACGGGTCCTTCGAACGAAATCGATGTTGATAATCTTGGATTTGATCAGAGGAAGCATTTGCTTGATAGGCTTGTCAAGGTGGCTGATGAAGATAATGAAAAGTTTTTGTTGAAGCTTAGGCGAAGAATTGACAGGTTTGTTTATTAAaaatttctgttttttttttttcgtttacaCGTCGTCGTAATTAGGGGTTTAACCGAACTTTTAAGGGGGTGATTGAGATTTTTGTGTAAAAATAAATTTGAATTTTCTTTTAAGGAGGTTCTGCCTTTGTCGCTAACGGCTAAACGTTTGGTTTATTTACAACTCTATATATATAGAAGACTATTTAGTGTCTAGaaataatatttcttaaaatCACTCAAGCATGCAACCTTTTCAAATATTTTAATCTCAATTTTTTATAATTCATGgctatttaaatatatatatatagtgtataGAAATAATATAAACTTTCAGCCgtatctttgtttgtttatgtttgtttatttattaaacggACGGAAATCAATAAGATTTTATGTTCATCTAGTTCAAGAAATGAACATGAAAAATCTTCTCGTTCGATAAATTGTTCATTTATGTATTTTTTATGTAAAACTATTATATacataaaataatataagtaatatatatgtatatacctAACTAGATAACATGAACAATTAAATAAGATAATGAAAAAGTATATGTTAATTTAAGTGTTTATGATCATAAAACTTAGATCAATAGGAACACGAACAAACCCCCCTTCGTGTTCGTTCAGTTCATTTACAGTTCCAAACAAACAAAGATAGTTACATCTGTATAGACGATTAATAAGCTCGAGCGTTAAACCATCTCAATAATAACCATAAGAGGTTTATAATAGTGATCATCTTGTTAGTTTTGGTGACCAATATACCTAACTGTTTGGTAAACATGTTATACTATTTGATATTGCTGTCACATAGTAAAggtgtctgtctgtctgtctgtctttGGTGCTTGCAGATCTTATAAACTAacttaaaataaactgtttgGATATACAATATTTTTCTTTTAACatataattaataatatttaacACAATGTGACTTTACAGGGTTGGGATTGATTTACCAACAATTGAAGTCAGATATGAACATTTGACTGTTGAGGCAGATGTCAACACTGGAAGCAGAGCTTTGCCTAGTTTCATTAATTTCCACATTGATATTTTTGAGgtaagtttctttttttttttttttttttaaccggaTTGAAATGAAAACGCAGACCACGGACAGGACCCGCTAGGGGTCAATGGGCCCCGGTTGATCAGTTGGTCTAATATTTCGGTTTGGGCTAGACCGGTTTTTATTGTTGGACTGTAACTATTAGTTTGGCCTGCATTATTATTTTGGGCTGCAAATTGGCCTCATGATTTGGATCAGAAACAAATCTTTTTTGGGTCTCAAAAATcatataaatatttgtttaaataacTAATAATTCATTACAAAAAAACTATGTAATTCGAAGGGATCCGTATACGTATAAAGTGCATGTTTAAAACAAAACTGATCAGTTTTATCGCGGTTTTTATGAAAGCAAACCTAATCTATCACTCTTACAATCAAGTCACtattgtgtaaaaatgtatacaTCATATAAGTAATGTGTGTGTATAtttagtggggggggggggggtgaggaTTAAACTAGGCCCAATGGGCCAGACCTCACCTGGGCCTAAGCCGAAACATTGAGCCCGGTTCGAACATACACCATCATTTTTTTACCATCAAAGAGCATGTTTTCATTTTTCTGATTtttgtgagtttttttttttttttttttttttttttttaactttagttCATATTTATTGTCTATAGGGGTTCTTGAGCTTATTGAATCTTCTTCCAAATTCAAAAAGGCATATAACCATCCTTGATGATGTCAGTGGTGTTATTAAACCAAGCAGGTGAGGGAGAAGATCACTTACAACTTTggttatttttaattttaataatttttttatttattattttactcAAAATATAATGTAAATGTGTATGTAGAATGACATTACTATTGGGTCCTCCAAGTTCTGGGAAGACCACACTATTGTTAGCATTAGCTGGGAAGCTAGCAAAGGAGCTTAAGGTAAATTAGTAATTACTTGTAACGGGTCAAACGGGCCAGGCTGGGTCGACTCGGTAACACTTTTTCTTGTCCATTTGAAATatcattttagaaaaaaaaatattttgccaaatatgttttaaaaaaatattttttaagaaTACTCTTAAGTTTTTTAATAAAATGGTTTGTAGGTTATATGCATTAAAAATATACATTCGACCCGTTTGACTGTTTCGCCGGTTATAAACCTTTTAGcaaaactttttcaaaatatAGTGCCAACCGATCCTTCAAAAGTAAATGGGTCGAAACTGTCACCTCTAATTATGGTTTAGTATTaatcttttatttacaatcttGTAATTTCAGCATTCGGGGAAGGTAACGTATAATGGCCATGAATTGCACGAATTTGTACCGGAAAGAACATCTGCTTATATAAGTCAAAATGATGTCCATATCGGAGAAATGACAGTCAGAGAAACCCTAGCTTTCTCCGCTCGATGCCAAGGAGTTGGATCACGTTATGGTAAGTATGGGTCGGACAAGTTGGGTAACAGGTTAAAACGGTTGATTCTTTGTTACAAATCATAACAAACTTGGTTGGGTCAGGTTGGCCCGCTCAGtagcggatcttgcccgttgaacgtgcccgggccgaaagacacgggcactaaaaaaagcccgggcaagcccgggccaaacatagcacatataaaaaatttcgatcgaaatgcggaaaattaacactacggccgaaaaacttgcccgggCCGTGGCCCTGCCAGTGGCCTTCTAAGAACCGCCCCTGGGCCCGCTAAACCTTTTTCTTTTCCATTTTTAAAAACTCTTCAAAAATAACTATAGCATTAACTATGGTTACAATAATAATTTCAATATTTCATTTATAACGTTTTTAAAACTTTGGATGACTTTTGACCCGTTCCATTTTCACTACTTTTTTGACTGGCCCGTTTCGTATAAAAGACAACCCAaacctaaacgggtcaaaactgacAACGGGGTTAATAACAGCTTTTCATACGAAATGCAGAAATGTTGGCAGAGTTAGCACGAAGGGAGAAAAACGCAAACATTAAGCCTGATCCCGATATCGATATCTACATGAAGGCTGCTGCATCGGCAGGACAAGAAGCTAGTGTCGTCACAGACTACACTCTCAAGGTGCCATAACACAAAAAACTTATTTTAGTTTTACTCATTTGACCCGTTAGAGATAAACATGACCAGGATCGACCCATTTATAAGTAAATGAGTTGAAACGACGTCTTATAAAGTAACGACTTAACTAACATGGACCGTTTATTGTACAGTTATTGGGGTTGGACATTTGTGCTGATACGATGGTTGGTGATCAAATGATAAGGGGTATTTCGGGTGGTCAAAAGAAGCGTGTGACGACCGGTGAAATGATTGTGGGGCCGTCAAAGGTTCTTCTTATGGACGAAATATCAACGGGCCTTGATAGTTCTACGACTTTCCAAATTGTGAAATCACTTAGACAGTTTCTTCATATTCTTGAAGGAACAGCTGTTATTTCTCTACTTCAACCTGCACCCGAGACGTATGATTTGTTCGATGACATTATACTTTTAACTGATGGGAAGATCGTGTATCAGGGCCCGCGTGAAAACGTGCTTGAGTTTTTTGAGTCTATGGGCTTTAAATGCCCTGAGAGGAAAGGAGTTGCTGACTACTTGCAAGAAGTAAGTAAAGTAAACCTTGTTTCGGTTATACATTTGTTTTTGGAAAGATGGGCAGGTCGGGTGGGttggtaacgggtcaaaacgtaCGGGTTGAAAGAGGTGGGTTGACCCACAAGTTCTTTTTTTTCCATTTCTTATAAGTGGCGAGATGAGTTGGAGGGGTGGGTTGGGTAACATGTCAAAACGGGCCGAATTGAAAAAAAGAATCATTTTTTTGTTATGGTTCTAAATGGGCCGAGTTGAGTCGGGCTGATCCACATGCACGTTGTTATCCATTCGAGAACAATTTTGTGAATAATcttaagagtaaagtacacggatgatcctgctgtggtttaccaaaattttggatttggtctctagcttttcaaaagtacacgtaTGGTCCCTGTGTTTTGCACTTTGtcacgcatttagtccccagccaacaaagctaaaggttttagcatgtccaagttagggactaaacgTGTTACAAagtgaaaaccacagggaccatccatgtacttttggaaaaaaaagttgaggactaaatgcgttacaaagggcaaaccacagggaccatttgtATACTTTTGGAAAACTAGAGACCAAAACCAAAATTTtcgtaaaccacagggaccatctgtgtacttttggaaaaaaaagttgaggactaaatgcgttacaaagggcaaaccacagggaccatttgtATACTTTTGGAAAACTAGAGACCAAAACCAAAATTTtcgtaaaccacagggaccatctgtgtactttactctaatCTTAATTTTCGAGTAAAGAAATTTTTGATGGTTGTATGTATTAAAATTTTCTTAGGAATAGTCATTGGACAACTTTCGACCCGTTTAAGTAAACGGGTCACTTTTTTATAGTTTGAATAATTATGCATGAACTTTCGGTTCCAGGTTACGTCGAAGAAAGATCAACAACAATATTGGATGAGAAGAGATTTACCGTACAGATTTGTGACAGCTAAGGAGTTTGCAGATGCATTCCAATCATTTCATGTTGGAAGGAAACTAGCAGGCGATTTATCGACCCCTTACGACAAAACCAAAAGCCACCCTGCAGCACTCACAACCGAACAATACGGTTTAAATAAAAAAGAACTCTTGAAAGCTTGTACTGATAGAGAAATACTACTCATGAAGAGAAATTCATTTGTTTATTTCTTCAAATTGTTCCAAGTGAGTATTTCCTTCGCTTTTATAATAAATATATCATTATATAGTAGATATTGTTACATATAAAACTatgataaaaataactaaatatatatagatatgatTTAAAATGTTGTTTTTGTCGGTTTCAGTTGACGGTGATTTCATTCATCGCTATGACTGTGTTCTTTCGAACGGAGATGGATCGACGTACTCAAGAAGATGGTGGGATCTACGTAGGTGCTCTTTTCTTCGGTGTTTGTATGATCATGTTTAACGGGATGTCTGAAATCTCAATGACGATTGCAAAGCTTCCCGTGTTTTACAAACAAAGGGATTTCTTGTTTTTCCCATCGTGGGCATACGCCTTACCATCATGGATCATCAAGATTCCCGTTTCATTTCTTGAAGCCGCTGTTTGGACTATTTTCACTTATTATGTTATAGGATTTGATCCTAATGTCACAAGGTACCTAACTTTTACAACATGTACTTAAGGGTGGCAAATGcaagttttttttgttttttttttgtttttgttttttttttttttttggtcaaaACAGGTCATTTTGATAACTTgtacgggtcaaaatgggtcggGTTAGTTTTACTCAAAACATTACAAGTTCACAGTCAATAAATcatttaaatataataataatataacgtCCGAATAAAAAATGGGTTAGGAGTTTTTAAACATCAAAACACTTTTCGGacaacttttgacccgtttaacccgtTTCCTTTTAAGCTAGTTTTCCGAGAATAAACATACTCATCAACCCAATAGTTAACGGGTCGAAATTGCCACCTCTGAAAACtgatatttatattatttatttatttatttatatatttatttatttaaccttTTGCAATTCTGCAGATTCTTGAAGTACTATCTTCTGCTGCTTCTTGTTAACCAGATGGCTTCTTCGTTATTTCGGTTCATTGGAGCAATGGGTCGAAATATGATCGTTGCAAACACTTTTGGTTCTTTCGCGCTTCTGTTGGTTTTTGCTTTGGGTGGTTTTATTCTTGTTCGAGGTACTAATTCGTTCGAAGATTGATTAACAAGCTGAATTATCATTAGCCCGTTATCATCAACTaacaaacgtttttttttttaaagatgatGTAAAGAAGTGGTGGTTATGGGGTTACTGGTCATCTCCGCTAATGTACGCCATGAATGGAATTACGGTGAATGAGTTTCTTGGTCACCAATGGAGAATGGTAAGTATTGCGTAGCTTTGTGTGTGAGTGTGCGCGCGCTTATGTGGGAGTTTAAACTTGTGTTGAAAAACTCGTCCATTCACCCTCTATATCGAttggggggggaggggggggttaTGAGAAAACTCTTTATAAATGAGAAAACAGGCAAAAAGTAGTGTATAATACATGATATATACACGTGTAATAGTACGTTCTTTtccaaaaattttattttttcgtATAATGCATATATGCAGTATATCCAATAAAATacaaatttttggaaaaaaaaacaaaaaaacgtaTTATAACAAATGTGTAATATATCATGTATTACATACGTGTAATATAAAAAATTCCCTTGCGGACCACAAGCACTTTTCCTTGCAGTCCGCATCGTGTTTTTCCAtcagttttttagttttctcatttatacagagttttctcatgatcatctttctatatatatatatatatatattcatgcGAATACACGCGCTTATGTGATAAAACTTATATTTTACAATTGATTTGTTGTTATAGCCATTCAATAATACCAACGTCACACTCGGAAGAACAGTCATCACATCTGGAGGGTTCTATGCCGAAGCTTATTGGTATTGGATTGCAGTTGCGGCTTTGGTTGGATTCGTTTTTGTCTTTAACGCATGTTTTGCTTTGTCTCTCGCTTTGCTCAACCGTGAGTATCTCAATCTTTGGTCTTTTGCTCATCACATTGGTAACGGGCCGGGCGGGTTGGTAACAGGCCAGGCAGGTTGGCCTCAAATATATTTGGTCCAACTTTTTTTAAGCAGTTATATAAACTATTTCATTTCAATGATGAACGTAAAGATAATCTAAACCAACCCGTTTATAACTAAACGGGCCATATTTCGAGTGTTGTTTTTCTAAACTAAACGGGCCATATTTCGAGTGTTATTTTTCTAAACTAAACGGGCCATATTTCGAGTGTTATTTTTCTAAACTAAACGGGCCATATTTCGAGTGTTATTTTTCTAAACTAAACGGGCCATATTTCGAGTGTTATTTTTCTAAACTAAACGGGTCATATTTCGAGTGTTATATAAAACGGTCGTTTTCTAACATATGGTGAACTCTACAGCTTACGGGAAATCACAGTCTAGTGCATCGACACAAGATGATAGTGATACAGGAGCCGTTGAAATGACACCCGCAACACGTGAAGGCAATCAACCCGCTAAGAAAGGGATGATTCTTCCATTTGAACCGCATTCGATTACCTTCAATGATGTTAAATACTCGGTTGATATGCCACAGGTAACTTTATCATAATATTTAGTAAAGATAGCAAAACGGGCGGCTCAGGTTAGGTAACAGATCAAAACGGGCCGTTTTAAGAAAACGGGTCAAACTGGTTCAGGTTGGTCAAAACGGGCCATCTTATAAAAAATGGGTCAAACCGATTCAGTTTGGTCAAAGCGGGTCATTTTTAAAAAGTGGGCCAAACCGGTTCACGTTGGTCAAAACGGGCCATTTTAAAAAAATGGGTCAAACCGGTTCATGTTGGTCACAACGGGCCATCTTATAAAAAAATGGGTCAAACCAATTCAGTTTGGTCAAAGCGGGTCATTTTTTAAAAGTGGGCCAAACCGGTTCAGGTTGGTCAAAACGGGCCATTTTAAAAAAATGGGTCAAACCGGTTCACGTTGGTCACAACGGGCCATCTTATAAAAAAATGGGTCAAACCAATTCAGTTTGGTCAAAGCGGGTCATTTTTATAAAGTGGGCCAAACCGGTTCAGGTTGGTCAAAACGGGCCATTTTAAAAAAATGGGTCAAACCGGTTCACGTTGGTCACAAAGGGCCATCTTATAAAAAAAAATGGGTCAAACCGATTCAGTTTGGTCAAAACGGGTCATTTTTAAAAAGTGGGTCAAACCGGTTCAGGTTGGTCAAAACGGGCCATTTTAAAAAAAATGGGTCAAACCGGTTCACGTTGGTCAAATCGGGCCATCTTATAATATTTGACCGCTCTTATTGTAGGAAATGAAAGAGCAAGGGGTGAATGAAGATAGATTACTGTTACTTAAGGGTGTGAGTGGAGCTTTTCGGCCCGGTGTTCTTACAGCTCTCATGGGGGTTAGTGGGGCCGGAAAAACTACTTTGATGGATGTGTTGGCGGGTCGAAAAACAGGCGGTTATATAGAAGGGGATGTTAGAATCTCCGGGTATCCAAAAAAACAAGAAACTTTTGCTCGGGTTTCTGGATACTGTGAGCAAAACGATATCCACTCTCCTCATGTTACCGTTTACGAGTCTTTGTTGTACTCGGCTTGGCTGAGGTTGGCTACAGACGTCGATGAAGCAACCCGAAAGGTTCGTGTAAAATAAAACACGCGTTTTTGTGCAAAATgttgttttttcaaaaaaaaaaaaaaaaaaaaaaactgacaaGGGTTGATAAATGATAATGTTTACAGAGTTTTGTTGATGAGGTTATGGACCTTGTGGAACTGAACCCGTTAAGGGACGCGTTAGTCGGGTTGCCAGGTGTCAACGGGCTGTCAACCGAACAAAGAAAGAGGTTAACCATAGCCGTGGAGCTTGTAGCCAACCCGTCTATAATTTTTATGGATGAGCCCACCTCTGGGCTAGATGCACGAGCCGCTGCTATCGTGATGAGGACCGTTAGGAACACGGTGGACACAGGACGAACCGTTGTGTGCACTATTCATCAACCTAGCATCGATATCTTTGAAGCTTTTGATGAGGTACAAAGTTACCGCCGTTACacctttttatttaaaattattcGAGTATTCGTATTTTTGCTAAAATTTTAAACCGTTGATCCGCAGTTGTTCTTGATGAAACGAGGAGGACAAGAGTTGTATGTTGGACCCGTGGGTCGCCATTCTTGCGAGTTGATCAAGTATTTTGAGGTAATTTTAAATACGAGAAGGTTATCAAACCAGCCGTACTACTGGTTCACTGGTCGGACCTGACTATGACTTAAAAACTAGCCTAAGTCataactaaattaaaaaaaaaaacatttgctATATATCACataaattttatattaaaagaataaaaatataatatgctttaaataaaaaaataataaaaagattcTTTTTAATGAGAACAATTAATTTCATCACCTAAAAATGTAACAccaatatttttcaaaatcttaTATTTTAcataaaaatattttcaaaatgttttttttttttttttttgcaaaaacaaaTCACTTAAAACCGGTCCAACCCGTAAAAAAAATAAGCCCGGTCCAACAGTATATGTTCAACCCATACGACCTGAGCCGGTTTAATCTAACCCATTTTTTTTAACCAGGATATCAACGGTGTAAGCAAGATAAAAGACGGATATAACCCTGCCACATGGATGTTGGAAGTCAGCACTTCGGCTCAAGAAATCGCATTAGGCGTTGACTTCACCGAAATCTATAGAAATTCGGATCTTTACCGAAGAAACAAAGCCTTGATTGCCGAACTTAGTGTGCCCCGACCCGGAACACAAGACCTCTATTTCCCAACACAATATTCACAATCGTTCGTTATTCAATGCATCGCTTGTTTATGGAAACAACGGTTGTCGTACTGGCGAAACCCACCATACACGGCGGTCCGATTTGCGTTCACTACCTTCATTGGTGTTATGTTCGGTACCATGTTTTGGGATCTCGGCAGTAAAAAGTAAACACTAAAACTATGAAAACCGACTTAAAACCGTCAAAGTTGACCAAAAGTTTTTCAAAAATAGACATTGACTTTTGGCTACATGCGCTTTGGTAGCCGTGTTAGCCAAAAGTGTAATGCTAAATTTTAATGTCTTTTTTCTGACAACTTTTGGTCAACTTTGActattttagtatttttttttaaaaaaatattaggTTGGTTTTACTAACGGTTAAATTGTTTTAGGACAACGCAACGGGATTTGAATAATGCGATGGGGTCCATGTATGCGGCGGTGTTGTTTCTCAGTATCCAAAACGCGTCAGCTGTGCAACCGGTTGTAGATGTTGAACGCACCGTGTTTTATAGAGAACGAGCTGCTGGAATGTATTCTGCACTGCCGTACGCCTTTGCTCAGGTATTAAAATCGTACTATTTTGAAATAAGATTATAATTGGCGCAAAATGGTGTTGAGCACGTCTCATAATCGGCGCAAAACTGGCTAAGTTGTGCGCAAAA
It encodes:
- the LOC110909497 gene encoding pleiotropic drug resistance protein 1; this translates as MDGGDIYKASSSIRLGSLRASSLRSGSASVWRNTGMDVFSRSSREEDDEEALKWASLEKLPTFDRLRKGLLFGSTGPSNEIDVDNLGFDQRKHLLDRLVKVADEDNEKFLLKLRRRIDRVGIDLPTIEVRYEHLTVEADVNTGSRALPSFINFHIDIFEGFLSLLNLLPNSKRHITILDDVSGVIKPSRMTLLLGPPSSGKTTLLLALAGKLAKELKHSGKVTYNGHELHEFVPERTSAYISQNDVHIGEMTVRETLAFSARCQGVGSRYEMLAELARREKNANIKPDPDIDIYMKAAASAGQEASVVTDYTLKLLGLDICADTMVGDQMIRGISGGQKKRVTTGEMIVGPSKVLLMDEISTGLDSSTTFQIVKSLRQFLHILEGTAVISLLQPAPETYDLFDDIILLTDGKIVYQGPRENVLEFFESMGFKCPERKGVADYLQEVTSKKDQQQYWMRRDLPYRFVTAKEFADAFQSFHVGRKLAGDLSTPYDKTKSHPAALTTEQYGLNKKELLKACTDREILLMKRNSFVYFFKLFQLTVISFIAMTVFFRTEMDRRTQEDGGIYVGALFFGVCMIMFNGMSEISMTIAKLPVFYKQRDFLFFPSWAYALPSWIIKIPVSFLEAAVWTIFTYYVIGFDPNVTRFLKYYLLLLLVNQMASSLFRFIGAMGRNMIVANTFGSFALLLVFALGGFILVRDDVKKWWLWGYWSSPLMYAMNGITVNEFLGHQWRMPFNNTNVTLGRTVITSGGFYAEAYWYWIAVAALVGFVFVFNACFALSLALLNPYGKSQSSASTQDDSDTGAVEMTPATREGNQPAKKGMILPFEPHSITFNDVKYSVDMPQEMKEQGVNEDRLLLLKGVSGAFRPGVLTALMGVSGAGKTTLMDVLAGRKTGGYIEGDVRISGYPKKQETFARVSGYCEQNDIHSPHVTVYESLLYSAWLRLATDVDEATRKSFVDEVMDLVELNPLRDALVGLPGVNGLSTEQRKRLTIAVELVANPSIIFMDEPTSGLDARAAAIVMRTVRNTVDTGRTVVCTIHQPSIDIFEAFDELFLMKRGGQELYVGPVGRHSCELIKYFEDINGVSKIKDGYNPATWMLEVSTSAQEIALGVDFTEIYRNSDLYRRNKALIAELSVPRPGTQDLYFPTQYSQSFVIQCIACLWKQRLSYWRNPPYTAVRFAFTTFIGVMFGTMFWDLGSKKTTQRDLNNAMGSMYAAVLFLSIQNASAVQPVVDVERTVFYRERAAGMYSALPYAFAQILVEIPYIFSQTIVYSVIVYAMIGFDWTVAKFCWYVFFQFCSLLYMTYYGMMTVAITPNANIAAIIAASFYGIFNLFSGFIIPRPRIPVWWRWYYWGNPLAWTIYGMVASQFGDFDDVLTSEETVKGYLDRYYGYKHSFLGPVAGVHVGLILFFGFIFAYCIRAFNFQKR